Proteins encoded in a region of the Gemmatimonadota bacterium genome:
- a CDS encoding NIPSNAP family protein, protein MIYDMRTYDLNPGALQTYMDAVREVALPLREDYGVKLAGWYYTDIGKLNRVVHIWAYRDYTHFDQARQAVRSDPRWVNDYLPRVKGLVVRQQDQIMLASDFFESRVPALSEDA, encoded by the coding sequence ATGATTTACGACATGCGTACCTATGACCTGAATCCCGGTGCTTTGCAAACCTATATGGATGCGGTGCGCGAGGTGGCACTTCCCCTGCGCGAGGACTATGGGGTCAAACTTGCCGGGTGGTATTATACCGATATTGGGAAGTTAAATCGCGTTGTTCACATCTGGGCGTATCGCGATTATACCCATTTTGATCAGGCGCGACAGGCGGTGCGTAGCGATCCCAGATGGGTTAATGACTATCTGCCCCGCGTCAAAGGGCTTGTGGTGCGCCAGCAAGATCAAATTATGCTCGCGTCTGATTTTTTCGAGTCCCGGGTTCCGGCTCTGTCGGAAGATGCATGA